The following DNA comes from Halorhabdus tiamatea SARL4B.
CTCGCCCGCGCCTTCCGGATCAGAATCACAGTCTGCCGGACGGACGGACGCCGGCGATCGGCGGACTGAGTCGCCGTCCTCGAGCCATCCCGGGGCGAAGGCGGCGTCTTCGGGCCGTTCCAGTGAGACGGCCGAAGGGCGAGGGCTGTCCGAATCGGCCGGTGACGCGTCTGATCTCGAAATACGCACGATCCCCTCGCTCGATCCGGCACAGTCCTGGGGGGCGGACGAGGACGGCCCGCAGGCCAGTACGGTTCCCGTCCCGCCGGTCGAATCCAGCGCTTCGACAGTTACCCGCCAGCGACCGTCTGAGGGGCGCTCGGATCGCACTCCATCGGGCGATCGGTCGTCGGCGACTGTCGAGGGGCAGTCGAGGCCGAGGAACCGAACGGCGGTCTCGGAGTCGAACGGCCGGTCGACGGCTGGGGCCGACGAGACACGCCAGGAACCCAACGAGACAGGGGTGGCGACCGGGCAAACCGAGGACACAGGTGGGACGACCGATGCGACCGACGAGCGGGTGGCCGCGCTCGAAGAGACCATCGAGGAGCGTGAGGCGCGAATCGACGATCTCGAGGCCCGCGTCGAGAACGCCGAATCGAAGCGTGACGAACTCGAGGCCGAACGTGACGAGCTCCGCGAAGAGCTCTCGGAGGTGCGTTCGGAACTACAGTCTCTCAAAGAGGAACGTGACGCGTTAGCGGCCCAACTCGACGGTCTCGACGTCGGCACCGACGGTGTCGAGCGCCGGATGAGTCGCCGGGAGGCCATCGAGGGGACGAACCTCTTCGTGCGGTACGGCTCGAAGAGCGCGCCCACACTCGCGGCGGCCCGTGAATCCGGGGCGAGCCAGTCGGACGTCAAGGAGAACCTCTCGGTCGAGTATCACACGCAGTTCGAGGTCGACGGGACGCTCGTCGAAGGTCAGCCCTTCGAGGAGTTTCTGGAGGCGACGATGGAACACCAGTTCGTCACGTGGGTCGTGACGGAACTCCTCTTCGAGATCCGCGACACCGGCCATCGCGAGGCGCTTGCGGACCTCTACGATGCCTTGCCCCACGTCGACCGCGTCGAACTCAACGGGTCGGTGGGTGTGGAGTTCGACGAGGACGGCCAGACCAAGCGGTCCCAGGAATCGTTCGACGTCGTCTTCCGGGACCGGATGGGCAACCCGCTTCTCGTCGCCAACATGAACGACTCCCGGCAGGCCGCGACCGAGAACCAGATGAACTCGCTGGTTACCGCCGCGACGCGGGTGGGCGACACCAGCGACTCGCTCGCGGGGGCGATGTTCGTCACGTCGAGTTTCTTCGAACCGGCCGCCCTCGAGACGACGGCCGACGCGACCGGCGGCGGGCTGCTCAGTCGCGACAAACGAGAGAGCTTCGTGAAACTCTCGCGAAAACAGGGATATCACCTCTGTCTGGTCGAGGCGCGCGACGATCAGTTCCACATGGCTGTCCCGGAACTCTGAGAGCCGTCGCTCGAAAATTCGAGAAAGACCAACTGACACCCTCTAACTCTTGGTGCGTCTCGTGAATTCAGCCTTCGACTTCGGCCGTGTCCTCGATTTTCATTCCTTCGAGCTTTTCGATGGTCTGGTCGACCTTGCTGTCGAGGTCGTCGACGAACTCGTGGGTGTGGTCGGTCGTGATGGCACCCTGGCTCGAGG
Coding sequences within:
- a CDS encoding DUF7527 domain-containing protein; this encodes MTTRALERVDDWETRSYTGGYRGIHDLADQAFSGVVRAGTATLCMLNGTVVGVLDGTIEDFEAADGTAYVAPTPALPLLAVMQERSDEVRAKYYTEDTPLSKVDRTLEDGGFTGFVELSENVLSGDYYVVYHGGRSMSVAFVGERGQLLTEEEAFERADGEVGIYEVRPVEIDVIDVPEPEPDTSSSAAVGAPTGDSAAGGADADSESVEDATAVDAEAAEETDIGDDSDDESADGATDRESAGEPPAHEEDTAEESASEPDTDTTSGDHGTDDSASSDDSASSNDSASSASTPRATPDNVETSSRVPDGEAETDERTGTDRPTTETQHSAGSDRALSRTDEADQATETRSTPTDEADQATETRSTPAQSEPTDQPRRSTDRSPAPSGSESQSAGRTDAGDRRTESPSSSHPGAKAASSGRSSETAEGRGLSESAGDASDLEIRTIPSLDPAQSWGADEDGPQASTVPVPPVESSASTVTRQRPSEGRSDRTPSGDRSSATVEGQSRPRNRTAVSESNGRSTAGADETRQEPNETGVATGQTEDTGGTTDATDERVAALEETIEEREARIDDLEARVENAESKRDELEAERDELREELSEVRSELQSLKEERDALAAQLDGLDVGTDGVERRMSRREAIEGTNLFVRYGSKSAPTLAAARESGASQSDVKENLSVEYHTQFEVDGTLVEGQPFEEFLEATMEHQFVTWVVTELLFEIRDTGHREALADLYDALPHVDRVELNGSVGVEFDEDGQTKRSQESFDVVFRDRMGNPLLVANMNDSRQAATENQMNSLVTAATRVGDTSDSLAGAMFVTSSFFEPAALETTADATGGGLLSRDKRESFVKLSRKQGYHLCLVEARDDQFHMAVPEL